Proteins encoded together in one Vigna angularis cultivar LongXiaoDou No.4 chromosome 5, ASM1680809v1, whole genome shotgun sequence window:
- the LOC108338962 gene encoding MLP-like protein 43, with protein sequence MFYIRGTWWEYSSSSPSLSLHFFPSSASLIIMTLAGKITTEIGVHATAAKWFNLFAKQLHHVQNLTDRVHGTKLHRGQDWHHTESIKHWTYTIDGKVTTCQESIESIDEANKTITYKLFNGDIDKQFKLFKFIFQAIDKNSGGAIIKWTIEYERVSEEVDPPYGYVEYLHKCTGDIDAHLLKA encoded by the exons ATGTTCTATATAAGAGGGACATGGTGGGAATActcttcatcatcaccatctttgtctcttcatttttttccttctaGTGCTTCTTTGATCATCATGACACTTGCTGGTAAAATCACCACTGAAATTGGTGTTCATGCAACTGCTGCAAAGTGGTTTAACCTCTTTGCAAAGCAACTCCATCATGTTCAAAACCTTACTGATAGAGTCCATGGAACCAAGCTGCATCGTGGTCAAGACTGGCACCACACTGAGTCCATCAAACACTGGACTTATACCATAG ATGGTAAGGTTACAACATGTCAGGAGAGTATTGAATCTATTGATGAAGCAAACAAAACAATCACCTACAAACTTTTCAATGGAGACATCGATAAGCAGTTCAAGCTCTTCAAGTTCATATTTCAAGCAATCGATAAGAACAGTGGCGGCGCTATTATCAAATGGACCATTGAGTATGAGAGGGTCAGTGAGGAAGTTGATCCTCCTTATGGCTATGTCGAGTACCTGCACAAATGCACTGGAGACATTGATGCTCATCTTCTCAAGGCATAG